A region of Planktomarina temperata RCA23 DNA encodes the following proteins:
- the thyX gene encoding FAD-dependent thymidylate synthase — MLLTPEQQEEIDQLRSNPQLTLRAVAPGMEEHLYSAKPVLDHGFVRVIDYMGDDAAICQAARVSYGKGTKSVQNDAGLIRYLMRHWHSTPFEMCEIKLHVKLPVFVARQWIRHRTANVNEYSARYSILDREFYIPEPDSLAAQSVVNNQGRGQVLQGAEAARVLEILKSDSNRAYDNYESMISDDGQDGLARELARMNLPANIYTQWYWKVDLHNLFHFLRLRADSHAQYEIRVYAEAICEMVRDWVPAAYGAFEDYRLGGAVLSAKSVECLKRMLAGEPVTQEDSGMSKGEWREFEAVIGR; from the coding sequence ATGCTGCTGACACCAGAACAACAAGAAGAAATTGACCAGCTGCGATCAAATCCCCAGCTTACCCTGCGGGCTGTCGCGCCAGGCATGGAAGAACATCTTTACAGTGCCAAGCCTGTTTTGGACCACGGGTTTGTGCGGGTGATCGATTATATGGGCGATGATGCCGCTATCTGCCAAGCCGCACGGGTCAGCTACGGCAAGGGGACAAAATCCGTACAAAATGATGCGGGCCTCATTCGTTACCTGATGCGCCACTGGCATTCCACGCCTTTTGAGATGTGCGAAATCAAACTGCATGTGAAATTACCGGTTTTTGTGGCTCGCCAATGGATTCGCCACCGCACGGCCAATGTAAATGAGTATTCAGCGCGCTATTCGATTTTGGATCGGGAGTTTTACATTCCAGAGCCGGACTCTCTGGCTGCGCAATCGGTGGTGAACAATCAGGGCCGTGGTCAGGTTTTGCAAGGGGCCGAAGCGGCGCGGGTTTTGGAGATTTTGAAATCGGACAGCAACCGCGCCTATGACAATTATGAGTCGATGATCTCGGATGATGGGCAGGATGGTTTGGCCCGTGAATTGGCGCGCATGAACCTACCGGCGAATATTTACACGCAATGGTATTGGAAAGTTGATCTGCATAACCTGTTTCACTTCCTGCGTCTTCGGGCTGATTCTCATGCGCAATATGAAATTCGGGTCTATGCGGAGGCTATTTGTGAGATGGTGCGCGACTGGGTGCCGGCGGCCTATGGCGCTTTTGAGGATTACCGTTTGGGTGGCGCGGTGCTCTCGGCAAAATCGGTTGAATGTCTGAAGCGTATGCTTGCCGGCGAGCCTGTTACGCAGGAAGATTCAGGTATGAGCAAGGGGGAATGGCGAGAATTTGAAGCGGTGATCGGGCGTTAA
- a CDS encoding cold shock domain-containing protein translates to MPLGTVKWFNTTKGFGFIEPEGGGNDVFVHISAVERAGMTSLADNQKINYELVEGRDGRQMAGELSNAD, encoded by the coding sequence ATGCCTTTGGGCACAGTAAAATGGTTCAACACCACAAAAGGTTTCGGGTTCATTGAGCCAGAAGGTGGAGGGAATGACGTGTTTGTCCATATTTCAGCAGTCGAACGCGCTGGAATGACAAGCTTGGCTGACAACCAAAAAATAAACTATGAGCTGGTCGAAGGACGCGACGGGCGTCAAATGGCTGGTGAACTGAGCAACGCCGACTAA
- a CDS encoding helix-turn-helix domain-containing protein, producing the protein MENESDTNFDWYGPDAATFGDRVLGAREKAGMTQAQLSRRLGIKLTTLQAWEEDRSEPRANKLQMLTGMLNVSLPWLLSGEGIGPEEPNTAPLSDDIQTILIEMRAIKTDMNRTADRLSKLEKKLRLAMK; encoded by the coding sequence ATGGAAAATGAATCTGATACAAACTTCGATTGGTACGGTCCCGATGCAGCCACGTTTGGGGATCGTGTTCTGGGGGCGCGGGAAAAGGCTGGCATGACCCAGGCGCAACTGTCGCGCCGTCTGGGAATTAAATTGACCACTTTGCAGGCCTGGGAAGAGGATCGTTCCGAGCCGCGGGCCAATAAATTGCAAATGTTGACTGGAATGCTCAACGTGTCTTTGCCGTGGCTTCTGAGCGGTGAGGGGATCGGGCCAGAAGAGCCGAACACGGCGCCGCTGTCCGACGATATTCAAACAATTTTAATCGAAATGCGCGCAATAAAAACGGACATGAACCGTACCGCCGATCGGCTGAGTAAATTGGAAAAAAAATTAAGGTTGGCCATGAAATGA
- a CDS encoding DUF1194 domain-containing protein: protein MNRRLCKALAALSFTFWVTSSAGADAACRQALALGLDVSGSVDEAEYQLQLQGLAAALISDDVRASLMRLPDAPVRILVFEWSGQDYQRVLIPWTDITSPSRLKAVSEQLRSTTRRQAPPTTALGQAIQVGAGFLNQQPDCWKRTLDISGDGKNNTGPEPHHVNGPEKIGDIVINALIIGVDATSRLSHAELSIAELTAYFAHRVLAGPDAFSEVAIGFDDYERAMSRKLLRELEFLSMSQSDQ, encoded by the coding sequence GTGAATCGTCGCCTCTGCAAAGCCCTGGCCGCTCTGTCATTTACGTTTTGGGTGACAAGCTCGGCCGGCGCTGACGCCGCCTGCCGCCAGGCCCTGGCCTTGGGCCTGGATGTGTCAGGATCTGTTGACGAGGCCGAATATCAGCTGCAACTGCAGGGGCTGGCCGCCGCCTTGATCAGTGATGATGTCCGCGCAAGTCTCATGCGCCTGCCCGATGCACCGGTCCGGATTTTGGTTTTTGAATGGAGCGGTCAGGACTATCAGCGGGTCCTCATCCCGTGGACAGATATAACAAGCCCATCGCGCCTTAAGGCTGTTTCCGAGCAACTGCGGTCCACCACCCGCCGCCAAGCCCCACCAACCACCGCTTTGGGTCAAGCCATACAGGTCGGAGCTGGGTTTCTAAACCAACAGCCAGACTGCTGGAAGCGCACTTTGGATATTTCGGGGGATGGGAAAAACAACACGGGTCCAGAACCGCATCACGTCAACGGCCCAGAGAAGATCGGAGATATTGTCATCAACGCATTGATCATCGGCGTTGATGCCACCTCCCGGCTGTCCCATGCTGAACTGTCCATTGCCGAATTGACCGCCTATTTTGCGCATCGCGTTCTGGCCGGGCCAGACGCGTTTTCCGAAGTTGCCATCGGTTTTGACGATTATGAGCGCGCCATGAGCCGAAAATTACTTCGCGAATTGGAATTTTTGAGCATGAGCCAATCGGATCAATAA
- a CDS encoding MarR family winged helix-turn-helix transcriptional regulator: MSGDSKTGKSFMTHYLESLALVERLHRLLLDVIKDEFERVGVIEINPVQALLVFNIGDNEVTAGELKSRGYYQGSNVSYNLKKLVGMGYMHHERCRADRRSVRVRLTDKGQHIRGLVNDLFEGHAAALQSEGVLQGTGVEDINAALRRMEQYWGKQIRFIY; the protein is encoded by the coding sequence ATGAGTGGCGATTCCAAAACCGGCAAGAGTTTTATGACCCATTACTTGGAGAGTTTGGCTTTGGTCGAGCGGCTCCATCGTTTGTTGTTGGATGTTATCAAAGATGAATTTGAGCGGGTTGGGGTGATTGAGATCAACCCCGTGCAGGCTTTGCTCGTATTCAACATCGGCGACAATGAGGTCACCGCGGGCGAGCTGAAGAGCCGCGGATATTATCAGGGCTCAAATGTCAGTTACAATCTGAAAAAATTGGTGGGTATGGGCTATATGCACCATGAACGGTGCCGGGCGGACCGGCGGTCTGTGCGCGTGAGGCTGACCGATAAGGGGCAACATATTCGTGGACTTGTGAATGACTTGTTTGAGGGTCATGCGGCTGCGCTGCAATCGGAGGGGGTTTTGCAAGGCACCGGGGTCGAGGATATCAATGCAGCGCTGCGGCGGATGGAGCAATATTGGGGCAAACAGATTCGATTTATTTATTGA
- a CDS encoding ArsC/Spx/MgsR family protein, with product MQLYGLKTCDSCRKARKALQNQQVEYIDVREGQVPDAVLEAALAQFGDALLNRASTTWRGLDEVARASDPLALLKAHPTLMKRPLIVHDGQMTLGWKPDVAAYYAALPGA from the coding sequence ATGCAACTCTATGGATTAAAAACCTGCGACAGCTGTCGCAAAGCAAGAAAAGCGCTGCAAAATCAGCAGGTCGAATATATCGATGTGCGGGAGGGGCAGGTGCCGGATGCAGTGCTTGAAGCGGCCCTCGCACAGTTTGGGGATGCTCTGTTGAACCGTGCCTCGACCACCTGGCGCGGCTTGGATGAGGTGGCCCGTGCCAGTGATCCGTTGGCGCTGCTCAAGGCGCATCCGACGCTAATGAAGCGCCCGTTGATTGTCCACGATGGACAGATGACTCTCGGCTGGAAGCCTGATGTGGCGGCCTATTATGCGGCTTTGCCGGGGGCATAG
- the thrS gene encoding threonine--tRNA ligase, whose amino-acid sequence MAQISLTLPDNSIRHYEAGITAAEVAADIASSLAKKAISATVNGAHFDLAWPIETDATIAIHTMKDEAQANELIRHDLAHIMARAVQEIWPDVQVTIGPVIKDGWYYDFDRKDPFTPEDLGVIEKKMKEIINKRDAVRAEVWDRARAVQHYTDAKEPYKVELIDAIPGDEPLRMYWHGDWQDLCRGPHLQHTGQVPADGFKLMNVAGAYWRGDSDRAMLQRIYGVAFSNKEKLKAHLHMLEEAAKRDHRKLGREMDLYHMQEEAPGQVFWHPNGWTIYTELQDYMRRKQRAGRYVEVNTPQVVDRKLWVASGHWDKYQENMFIVEVDEEHAREKAVNALKPMNCPCHVQIFNQGLKSYRDLPLRMAEFGSCARYEPSGALHGIMRVRGFTQDDGHIFCREDQIEEETALYIAYLTSVYKDLGFESFRVKFSDRPEKRSGSDEVWDRAETALLAATRKAGIEPEMNPGEGAFYGPKLEFVLTDAIGRDWQCGTHQVDFVLPERLDASYIGEDGNKHRPVMLHRACLGSFERFIGILIEEHAGRLPLWLAPRQVVVASIVSDADEFVHEAVAALRAAGIRAEADTRNEKINYKVREHSVAKVPVILAVGMKEVADRTLSMRRLGSKNSEVVALDQLVAELKTESTPPDLL is encoded by the coding sequence ATGGCCCAAATCTCACTCACCCTTCCTGACAATTCTATCCGCCATTATGAGGCCGGCATCACCGCCGCCGAAGTGGCTGCTGATATCGCCAGCTCTTTGGCGAAGAAGGCGATTTCTGCCACAGTGAATGGCGCACATTTTGATCTGGCTTGGCCCATTGAGACCGACGCCACGATCGCCATTCACACCATGAAAGATGAGGCGCAAGCCAATGAGCTGATTCGCCATGATTTGGCCCATATCATGGCCCGTGCGGTTCAAGAGATCTGGCCCGATGTTCAGGTGACCATAGGCCCGGTGATCAAAGACGGCTGGTATTATGATTTTGATCGCAAAGACCCTTTCACCCCGGAAGACTTGGGCGTGATCGAGAAAAAGATGAAGGAAATCATCAACAAGCGCGATGCCGTCCGCGCCGAAGTTTGGGACCGTGCGCGCGCGGTGCAACATTATACCGATGCCAAAGAGCCCTATAAGGTGGAGCTGATTGACGCCATCCCTGGCGACGAACCGCTGCGGATGTATTGGCACGGTGACTGGCAAGACCTCTGCCGTGGACCGCATTTGCAACACACAGGGCAAGTGCCCGCGGATGGGTTCAAACTGATGAATGTGGCCGGCGCCTATTGGCGCGGCGACAGCGACCGAGCGATGCTACAACGCATCTATGGGGTCGCATTTTCCAATAAGGAAAAGCTCAAAGCCCATCTGCATATGCTGGAAGAAGCCGCAAAACGCGACCACCGCAAATTGGGCCGCGAAATGGATTTGTACCATATGCAAGAAGAGGCGCCCGGGCAGGTCTTTTGGCATCCAAACGGCTGGACCATCTACACCGAGCTACAAGATTACATGCGCCGCAAACAACGCGCAGGCAGGTATGTTGAAGTCAACACCCCGCAGGTCGTGGACCGCAAGCTCTGGGTGGCCTCAGGCCATTGGGACAAATACCAGGAGAATATGTTCATCGTTGAGGTGGATGAAGAACATGCCCGCGAAAAGGCCGTCAATGCGCTCAAGCCGATGAACTGCCCCTGCCATGTTCAAATTTTCAATCAAGGCTTGAAATCCTACAGAGATCTGCCGCTGCGCATGGCGGAATTTGGCAGCTGCGCACGCTACGAGCCATCCGGTGCACTGCATGGCATTATGCGGGTGCGCGGCTTTACCCAAGACGACGGGCATATTTTCTGCCGTGAAGATCAAATCGAAGAGGAAACGGCGCTATATATCGCCTATCTAACCTCCGTTTACAAAGATCTCGGCTTTGAATCCTTTCGGGTGAAATTCAGTGATCGGCCAGAAAAGCGCTCCGGCTCTGATGAGGTTTGGGATCGTGCAGAAACCGCCCTTTTGGCCGCGACCCGCAAAGCGGGCATTGAACCGGAGATGAACCCGGGAGAAGGCGCCTTCTATGGTCCAAAATTGGAGTTTGTTTTGACAGACGCCATTGGCCGGGATTGGCAATGCGGCACCCATCAGGTGGATTTCGTTCTGCCTGAACGCTTGGACGCCAGCTACATCGGCGAAGATGGGAATAAGCATAGGCCGGTCATGCTGCATCGCGCCTGCTTGGGATCTTTTGAACGGTTCATCGGGATATTGATCGAAGAACATGCCGGTCGCTTGCCACTTTGGCTGGCACCGCGTCAGGTGGTCGTAGCTTCCATTGTGTCGGACGCCGATGAATTTGTTCATGAGGCGGTTGCGGCCCTGCGCGCCGCGGGCATTCGGGCCGAAGCCGATACCCGCAACGAAAAAATCAATTATAAAGTGCGCGAGCATTCCGTGGCCAAAGTGCCTGTGATCCTCGCTGTGGGGATGAAAGAGGTTGCAGATCGCACGCTCTCCATGCGCCGCTTGGGCAGCAAAAACAGCGAAGTTGTGGCGCTCGATCAACTGGTGGCAGAGCTCAAAACCGAATCCACACCACCAGATTTGCTGTAA
- a CDS encoding succinate dehydrogenase assembly factor 2, whose amino-acid sequence MIELHDHRIKRLKMRSMRRGIKEMDIILSHFAEIALERMTEEELVNYDLLLAENDHDLYSWVTGSAAAPAEFAPMIGQIVAGLQGPSV is encoded by the coding sequence ATGATTGAGCTGCATGATCATAGGATCAAACGCCTGAAGATGCGTTCTATGCGCCGTGGAATCAAAGAAATGGACATTATTTTAAGCCATTTTGCTGAAATCGCCTTGGAGCGGATGACTGAAGAAGAGCTGGTGAATTACGACTTGTTGCTGGCAGAAAATGACCATGATCTTTATTCTTGGGTAACCGGAAGTGCCGCAGCTCCCGCAGAATTTGCGCCCATGATCGGCCAAATCGTCGCAGGTTTGCAGGGTCCATCCGTTTAA
- a CDS encoding VOC family protein: MQMKYLHTMVRVADLDASIAFFALLGLEETRRWDNEAGRFTLVFMAPPGQPECPVELTYNWDGDDGLPSDSRHFGHLAYEVKDIYATCQHLMDNGITINRPPREGRMAFVRSPDNISIELLQEGDNLPVAEPWASMENIGHW; the protein is encoded by the coding sequence ATGCAAATGAAATATCTACACACAATGGTCCGCGTGGCCGATTTAGACGCCTCCATCGCTTTTTTTGCCCTCTTGGGGCTAGAAGAAACGCGCCGTTGGGACAATGAAGCTGGACGTTTCACCCTGGTTTTTATGGCTCCTCCTGGCCAACCAGAGTGTCCCGTTGAACTGACCTATAACTGGGATGGTGATGACGGCCTGCCGTCAGACAGCCGACATTTCGGGCATTTGGCCTATGAGGTGAAAGATATTTATGCCACCTGCCAGCATCTCATGGACAATGGCATCACAATCAATCGCCCGCCACGCGAAGGCCGCATGGCTTTTGTGCGCAGCCCAGACAATATCTCGATTGAGCTCTTGCAAGAGGGTGACAACCTGCCCGTGGCCGAACCCTGGGCGAGTATGGAAAACATCGGTCATTGGTGA